Proteins encoded in a region of the Bactrocera tryoni isolate S06 chromosome 4, CSIRO_BtryS06_freeze2, whole genome shotgun sequence genome:
- the LOC120775495 gene encoding uncharacterized protein LOC120775495: MEQHPDIAKNYVKGDRVAAEALWAELAKELNSQGPPQKDINGWKKVWSDWKGCVRKKIAHNKSETRATGGGPFDQFVLSCTEEKIAELCGLYTCVEGIPQSSSFGVQCDNSNESSDDENPTPSTSAVATRTRRPNSMQACIKEHMATEAGAVDCISGTLGKLLESFDDTKNILKDSNGAVIKSMEKLCDLISIQNSLTAEQNEILRQHNSIKERIA; this comes from the exons atggaGCAGCATCCTGACATTGCCAAAAATTATGTCAAGGGCGACCGAGTGGCAGCGGAGGCTCTTTGGGCAGAACTGGCCAAAGAATTAAACAGCCAAGGACCACCACAAAAAGATATCAACGGATGGAAAAAG GTTTGGTCGGACTGGAAGGGCTGCGTACGCAAAAAAATTGCACACAACAAATCGGAGACAAGAGCTACCGGCGGAGGTCCCTTCGACCAATTTGTCTTAAGCTGCACTGAGGAAAAAATTGCAGAACTTTGCGGTCTTTATACTTGTGTAGAAGGTATTCCACAAAGTTCCTCATTCGGTGTACAATGCGACAATAGCAATGAATCATCTGATGACGAAAATCCCACACCGAGTACTTCAGCGGTTGCAACAAGAACGCGAAGACCAAATTCAATGCAAGCATGTATCAAAGAACACATGGCCACGGAAGCAGGTGCGGTTGATTGTATATCTGGAACGTTAGGGAAGCTCCTGGAAAGTTTTGATgacaccaaaaatattttgaaagataGCAATGGTGCAGTGATAAAATCGATGGAAAAGTTATGCGATCTCATTTCAATACAGAACTCTCTTACCGCagaacaaaatgaaattttgcgtCAGCATAATTCCATAAAGGAGAGAATTGCGTAA
- the LOC120774679 gene encoding putative nuclease HARBI1, whose amino-acid sequence MNWKSDEKVARRHLRDHSNPLDIPEPVFISYYRINKEAFRNVVNDIKPLIHLSSIPVELKLATTLRFLAEGGFQRSIGKDSHIVCDRTTVSKILKEMLNVLERTQCPKWVKFGRIHYEVRQSNLHFYNKFAIPETYLLLLKPCDNEHLYLNRKGCFSVNAMIVCDYKMSITAVDACHPGSSHDAFIFNLSNIKQSLLSSFQSGDHSSWLLGDSGYALEPYLLTPYRNPTSGTSQHKFNLQHAKARNIVERVIGKVLALHFKNLIYYLHWDT is encoded by the exons ATGAACTGGAAAAGTGATGAAAAGGTTGCGCGACGACATTTAAGAGACCACTCCAATCCTTTGGATATTCCAGAGCCTGT TTTTATTTCGTACTACAGGATAAACAAAGAGGCCTTTCGGAATGTAGTTAACGATATTAAGCCTTTAATACATCTGTCGTCCATACCTGTTGAGTTGAAATTAGCAACCACGTTGAGATTTCTTGCGGAAGGAGGATTCCAACGGTCTATTGGAAAGGATTCACATATTGTATGTGATAGGACGACGgtgtcaaaaattttaaaagagatGTTAAACGTTTTAGAGCGAACACAATGTCCAAAGTGGGTAAAGTTTGGAAGGATACATTATGAAGTTCGTCAGTccaatttacatttttacaacaaatttgcTATACCTGAAACCTATTTGCTATTACTAAAACCTTGCGACAATGagcatttatatttaaataggaAAGGTTGTTTTAGCGTCAATGCTATGATA GTATGTGACTATAAAATGAGTATAACAGCTGTGGATGCGTGCCACCCCGGATCAAGTCATGatgcttttattttcaatttatccaATATAAAACAGTCTCTTTTATCCAGTTTTCAAAGCGGTGACCACAGCTCCTGGTTACTAGGGGATTCAGGCTATGCGTTAGAACCATATTTACTCACACCTTATCGCAATCCGACTTCTGGAACATCGcagcataaatttaatttgcaacatGCAAAAGCTCGTAACATCGTGGAAAGAGTAATTGGG AAGGTGCTTGCTTTGCATTTCAAGAACTTAATATACTACTTGCATTGGGATacttaa